The proteins below come from a single Malus domestica chromosome 03, GDT2T_hap1 genomic window:
- the LOC103431873 gene encoding uncharacterized protein has protein sequence MASFSTLNLSPSPKPTKPLPHSLLKPLIPAPEIDTRTQIQTPYPKLILTGPSQLSGHVPISGSKNSALPILAATLCCSGTSRIQNVPDLFDTRTMASVLVSLGAKVEVLDNEMLVNTDGVGSVEPNADEIQKIRGGFFVIGPLVARFGEAVVALPGGCNIGARPVDLYIRGLQSLGAVVELRDGKVQAYAANGRGLVGGSFQLDYPSVGATETLMMAACMADGTTVLSNVAREPEVVDLARFLTNCGACVDGAGSNKLVIKGKSQLHGCECVVAPDRIEAGTFMLAAAITCSCISISPVIPCQMSSLIHKLSAAGCKIKKCSHDTLEVSAVSGRGGENLRSVVVKTGPYPGFPTDLQPQIMAFLTTCNGLSSVEESVFDKRMSHVSELLKLGAKIQVCASTALVYGKDNGSVLNGSSLVANDIRGGMSLVLAGLAAEGTTEISGVAHIDRGYENLDMKLRFLGADVKRLMPLAS, from the exons ATGGCTTCCTTCTCTACCTTGAACCTTTCaccaagtccaaaacccacaaaACCCTTACCCCATTCTCTTCTAAAACCACTGATTCCGGCACCCGAAATCGATACCCGAACCCAAATCCAAACCCCTTACCCGAAGCTCATACTCACCGGCCCTTCCCAGCTTTCCGGCCATGTACCCATCAGCGGCTCCAAGAACTCAGCTTTGCCGATTCTGGCGGCGACCCTTTGCTGCTCAGGCACTTCAAGGATTCAAAATGTGCCCGATTTGTTCGATACTCGCACAATGGCTTCGGTTTTAGTGTCTCTTGGAGCTAAAGTTGAAGTCTTGGACAACGAAATGTTGGTTAACACCGATGGGGTTGGCTCAGTTGAGCCTAATGCGGATGAAATTCAAAAGATTAGAGGTGGGTTTTTCGTCATTGGGCCGTTGGTTGCCCGATTCGGGGAGGCGGTGGTTGCATTACCCGGTGGCTGCAATATTGGGGCTCGACCAGTGGACCTATACATTCGGGGTCTTCAATCTCTTGGCGCTGTTGTTGAATTGAG GGATGGGAAAGTTCAGGCATATGCCGCAAATGGAAGAGGATTAGTTGGAGGAAGTTTCCAACTTGATTACCCGAGTGTGGGGGCAACGGAAACTCTTATGATGGCTGCATGTATGGCTGATGGAACAACTGTACTGTCCAATGTTGCCAGA GAACCAGAGGTGGTTGATCTTGCTAGGTTTCTTACCAACTGTGGGGCCTGTGTGGATGGAGCAGGCAGCAACAAGCTTGTTATCAAGGGAAAATCCCAGTTGCATGGTTGTGAATGCGTTGTTGCACCTGATCGTATTGAAGCAGGTACATTTATGCTTGCTGCAGCTATTACTTGCTCATGCATCTCGATATCACCTGTCATACCTTGCCAAATGTCCTCTTTGATACACAAACTATCGGCTGCTGGTTGCAAAATCAAGAAATGTTCTCATGATACCTTGGAA GTTTCAGCAGTATCTGGACGTGGGGGTGAAAATTTGCGAAGCGTTGTGGTTAAGACAGGCCCATATCCTGGGTTTCCCACAGACCTCCAACCACAAATAATGGCTTTTCTGACCACGTGCAATGGTTTAAGTTCTGTAGAGGAATCTGTATTTGACAAACGCATGAGTCATG TAAGCGAACTGCTAAAGCTTGGAGCAAAGATTCAGGTCTGTGCGAGCACTGCTCTGGTTTATGGGAAAGACAATGGAAG TGTCTTGAATGGTTCCTCGCTTGTTGCAAATGACATTAGGGGTGGGATGTCACTAGTATTAGCTGGTTTGGCCGCAGAAGGCACTACAGAGATCAGTGGTGTTGCTCATATTGACCGTGGTTATGAGAATTTAGATATGAAACTTCGTTTTCTGGGAGCTGATGTCAAAAGATTAATGCCTCTTGCATCCTAA
- the LOC103427359 gene encoding olee1-like protein, whose translation MAKALGIAALFITLSCFYSLAFATRTLFVEGKVYCDPCRVQFETRLSTPVDGATVALECRSRENGTIVYVVEGKTDKNGIYSLAAHREFEEQICEVRTVRSPTDQCADHFDFERARILLTDNNGVNALARYANPLGFMTKESTYECEAVLKELFPEETEDQ comes from the exons ATGGCCAAGGCTTTGGGTATCGCAGCACTCTTCATTACCTTGTCCTGCTTCTACTCTCTCGCATTCGCCACCAGAACTCTCTTCGTGGAGGGCAAGGTGTACTGCGACCCATGTCGTGTCCAATTCGAGACAAGACTCAGCACACCCGTTGACG GTGCTACGGTAGCCTTGGAGTGCAGAAGCCGTGAAAATGGTACCATCGTATACGTAGTCGAAGGCAAGACCGATAAGAATGGCATCTACAGTCTGGCCGCCCACAGGGAATTTGAGGAGCAAATCTGTGAGGTGAGGACCGTGCGCAGCCCTACCGATCAGTGCGCTGACCACTTCGACTTCGAGAGGGCTAGGATTTTGCTCACGGACAACAATGGTGTGAACGCCTTGGCTCGCTACGCCAACCCCCTTGGGTTCATGACGAAGGAGAGTACTTATGAGTGCGAGGCAGTTCTTAAGGAATTGTTCCCCGAGGAGACTGAAGATCAATAA